The following proteins come from a genomic window of Ovis canadensis isolate MfBH-ARS-UI-01 breed Bighorn chromosome 22, ARS-UI_OviCan_v2, whole genome shotgun sequence:
- the CYP17A1 gene encoding steroid 17-alpha-hydroxylase/17,20 lyase yields MWVLLAVFLLTLAYLFWPKTKHSGARYPRSLPSLPLVGSLPFLPRRGQQHENFFKLQEKYGPIYSFRLGSKTTVMIGHHQLAREVLLKKGKEFSGRPKVATLDILSDNQKGIAFADHGAHWQLHRKLVLNAFALFKDGNLKLEKIINQEANVLCDFLATQHGQSIDLSEPLSLAVTNIISFICFNFSFKNEDPALKAIQNVNDGILEVLSKEVLLDIFPALKIFPSKAMEKMKGCVETRNELLSEILEKCQENFTSDSITNLLHILMQAKVNADNNNTGPEQDSKLLSNRHMLATIADIFGAGVETTTSVIKWIVAYLLHHPSLKKRIQDSIDQNIGFNRTPTISDRNRLVLLEATIREVLRIRPVAPMLIPHKAIIDSSIGDLTIDKGTDVVVNLWALHHNEKEWQQPDLFMPERFLDPTGTQLISPSLSYLPFGAGPRSCVGEMLARQELFLFMSRLLQRFNLEIPDDGKLPSLEGNPSLVLQIKPFKVKIEVRQAWKEAQAEGSTS; encoded by the exons ATGTGGGTGCTCTTGGCTGTCTTTCTGCTCACCCTCGCCTATTTATTTTGGCCCAAGACCAAGCACTCTGGTGCCAGGTACCCCAGGAGCCTCCCATCCCTGCCCCTGGTGGGCAGCCTGCCGTTCCTCCCCAGACGTGGCCAGCAACACGAGAACTTCTTCAAGCTGCAGGAAAAATATGGCCCCATCTATTCCTTTCGTTTGGGTTCCAAGACTACTGTGATGATTGGACACCACCAGTTGGCCAGGGAGGTGCTTCTCAAGAAGGGCAAGGAATTCTCTGGGCGTCCCAAAGTG GCCACTCTAGACATCCTGTCAGACAACCAAAAGGGCATTGCCTTTGCCGACCATGGTGCCCACTGGCAGCTGCATCGGAAGTTGGTACTGAATGCCTTTGCCCTGTTCAAGGATGGCAACCTGAAGTTAGAGAAGATCA TTAATCAGGAAGCCAACGTGCTGTGTGATTTCCTGGCTACCCAGCATGGACAGTCCATAGATCTGTCCGAGCCTCTCTCTCTGGCGGTCACCAACATAATCAGCTTTATCTGCTTCAACTTCTCCTTCAAGAATGAGGATCCTGCCCTGAAGGCCATACAAAATGTCAATGATGGCATCCTGGAGGTTCTGAGCAAGGAAGTTCTGTTAGACATATTCCCTGCGCTGAAG ATTTTCCCCAGCAAAGCCATGGAAAAGATGAAGGGTTGTGTTGAAACGCGAAATGAATTGCTGAGTGAAATCCTTGAAAAATGTCAG GAGAACTTCACCAGCGACTCCATCACTAACTTGCTGCACATACTGATGCAAGCCAAGGTGAATGCAGACAATAACAACACTGGCCCAGAGCAGGATTCAAAGCTGCTTTCAAACAGACACATGCTCGCTACCATAGCGGACATCTTCGGGGCTGGTGTGGAGACCACCACCTCTGTGATAAAGTGGATCGTGGCCTACCTGCTACACCATCCTTCG TTGAAGAAGAGGATCCAGGATAGCATTGACCAGAATATAGGTTTCAATCGCACCCCAACCATCAGTGACCGGAACCGCCTTGTCCTGCTGGAGGCGACCATCCGAGAGGTGCTCCGAATCCGGCCTGTGGCCCCTATGCTGATCCCCCACAAGGCTATCATTGACTCCAG CATTGGCGACCTTACCATTGACAAGGGCACAGACGTTGTGGTCAACCTGTGGGCACTGCATCACAATGAGAAGGAGTGGCAGCAGCCCGACCTGTTCATGCCCG AGCGCTTCTTGGACCCCACAGGGACACAACTCATCTCGCCATCGTTAAGCTACTTGCCCTTTGGAGCCGGACCCCGCTCCTGTGTAGGTGAGATGCTAGCCCGCCAGGAGCTCTTCCTCTTCATGTCCCGGCTGCTGCAGAGGTTCAACCTGGAGATCCCGGATGATGGGAAGCTACCCTCTCTGGAGGGCAATCCCAGTCTCGTCTTGCAGATCAAACCTTTCAAGGTGAAGATCGAGGTGCGCCAGGCCTGGAAGGAAGCCCAGGCTGAGGGTAGCACCTCATGA
- the LOC138427515 gene encoding steroid 17-alpha-hydroxylase/17,20 lyase-like: protein MWVLLAVFLLTLAYLFWPKTKHSGAKYPRSLPSLPLVGSLPFLPRRGQQHENFFKLQEKYGPIYSFRLGSKTTVMIGHHQLAREVLLKKGKEFSGRPKVATLDILSDNQKGIAFADHGVHWQLHRKLVLNAFALFKDGNLKLEKIINQEANVLCDFLATQHGQSIDLSEPLSLAVTNIISFICFNFSFKNEDPALKAIQNVNDGILEVLSKEVLLDIFPALKIFPSKAMEKMKGCVETRNELLSEILEKCQENFTSDSITNLLHILMQAKVNADNNNTGPEQDSKLLSNRHMLATIADIFGAGVETTTSVIKWIVAYLLHHPSLKKRIQDSIDQNIGFNRTPTISDRNRLVLLEATIREVLRIRPVAPMLIPHKAIIDSSIGDLTIDKGTDVVVNLWALHHNEKEWQQPDLFMPERFLDPTGTQLISPSLSYLPFGAGPRSCVGEMLARQELFLFMSRLLQRFNLEIPDDGKLPSLEGNPSLVLQIKPFKVKIEVRQAWKEAQAEGSTS from the exons ATGTGGGTGCTCTTGGCTGTCTTTCTGCTCACCCTCGCCTATTTATTTTGGCCCAAGACCAAGCACTCTGGTGCCAAGTACCCCAGGAGCCTCCCATCCCTGCCCCTGGTGGGCAGCCTACCATTCCTCCCCAGACGTGGCCAGCAACACGAGAACTTCTTCAAGCTGCAGGAAAAATATGGCCCCATCTATTCCTTTCGTTTGGGTTCCAAGACTACTGTGATGATTGGACACCACCAGTTGGCCAGGGAGGTGCTTCTCAAGAAGGGCAAGGAATTCTCTGGGCGTCCCAAAGTG GCCACTCTAGACATCCTGTCAGACAACCAAAAGGGCATTGCCTTTGCCGACCATGGTGTCCACTGGCAGCTGCATCGGAAGCTGGTACTGAATGCCTTTGCCCTGTTCAAGGATGGCAACCTGAAGTTAGAGAAGATCA TTAATCAGGAAGCCAACGTGCTGTGTGATTTCCTGGCTACCCAGCATGGACAGTCCATAGATCTGTCCGAGCCTCTCTCTCTGGCGGTCACCAACATAATCAGCTTTATCTGCTTCAACTTCTCCTTCAAGAATGAGGATCCTGCCCTGAAGGCCATACAAAATGTCAATGATGGCATCCTGGAGGTTCTGAGCAAGGAAGTTCTGTTAGACATATTCCCTGCGCTGAAG ATTTTCCCCAGCAAAGCCATGGAAAAGATGAAGGGTTGTGTTGAAACGCGAAATGAATTGCTGAGTGAAATCCTTGAAAAATGTCAG GAGAACTTCACCAGCGACTCCATCACTAACTTGCTGCACATACTGATGCAAGCCAAGGTGAATGCAGACAATAACAACACTGGCCCAGAGCAGGATTCAAAGCTGCTTTCAAACAGACACATGCTCGCTACCATAGCGGACATCTTCGGGGCTGGTGTGGAGACCACCACCTCTGTGATAAAGTGGATCGTGGCCTACCTGCTACACCATCCTTCG TTGAAGAAGAGGATCCAGGATAGCATTGACCAGAATATAGGTTTCAATCGCACCCCAACCATCAGTGACCGGAACCGCCTTGTCCTGCTGGAGGCGACCATCCGAGAGGTGCTCCGAATCCGGCCTGTGGCCCCTATGCTGATCCCCCACAAGGCTATCATTGACTCCAG CATTGGCGACCTTACCATTGACAAGGGCACAGACGTTGTGGTCAACCTGTGGGCACTGCATCACAATGAGAAGGAGTGGCAGCAGCCCGACCTGTTCATGCCCG AGCGCTTCTTGGACCCCACAGGGACACAACTCATCTCGCCATCGTTAAGCTACTTGCCCTTTGGAGCCGGACCCCGCTCCTGTGTAGGTGAGATGCTAGCCCGCCAGGAGCTCTTCCTCTTCATGTCCCGGCTGCTGCAGAGGTTCAACCTGGAGATCCCGGATGATGGGAAGCTACCCTCTCTGGAGGGCAATCCCAGTCTCGTCTTGCAGATCAAACCTTTCAAGGTGAAGATCGAGGTGCGCCAGGCCTGGAAGGAAGCCCAGGCTGAGGGTAGCACCTCATGA